The following are from one region of the Mesorhizobium sp. B4-1-4 genome:
- a CDS encoding endonuclease/exonuclease/phosphatase family protein — translation MSLRLATFNVENLMNRFDFSGYRNQLNEDRTLALFDIQSEAEYKMLEQARAIAQSDDTRQLTALAIAATRADIICMQEVDNIEALKAFEYGYLFKMVGQGYRQKYTTSGNDSRGIDVAVMMRNETAQGQPIEFVRMTSHAYVTYEQFGLHTPELEALGKQANERIFRRDCLEVDITVGGAPLTLYLVHFKSMGPPRNGLDGREATMPVRIAEAQAVRRIIEERFGKEHASAKRWAICGDMNDYRQRVKIAGDDVGGYRFEVVDEARSSIDVLTAGGFCENVVERRPEMNRWTFYHTRGPEERHLCQLDYILLSRGLAARNATAVPDIIRSGQPWRTIFPAGQEVERFPRAGWDRPKASDHCPVAIALDMVR, via the coding sequence ATGTCGCTGCGCCTTGCCACTTTCAATGTCGAGAACCTGATGAACAGGTTCGATTTTTCCGGCTATCGCAATCAGCTCAACGAGGATCGGACGCTGGCGCTGTTCGATATCCAGAGCGAGGCCGAGTACAAGATGCTGGAGCAGGCCCGCGCCATCGCGCAATCAGACGACACGCGCCAGCTGACGGCGCTGGCGATCGCCGCCACCCGGGCCGACATCATCTGCATGCAGGAGGTCGACAACATCGAGGCGCTTAAGGCCTTCGAATACGGCTATCTGTTCAAGATGGTGGGGCAGGGCTACCGCCAGAAATACACCACGTCAGGCAATGATTCGCGCGGCATCGACGTCGCCGTGATGATGCGCAACGAGACCGCGCAGGGACAGCCGATCGAATTCGTGCGCATGACCAGCCATGCCTATGTCACCTACGAGCAGTTCGGGCTGCACACGCCGGAACTCGAGGCGCTCGGCAAGCAGGCCAATGAGCGCATCTTCCGGCGCGACTGCCTTGAAGTCGACATCACCGTGGGCGGTGCCCCATTGACGCTCTACCTCGTCCATTTCAAATCGATGGGGCCGCCCCGCAACGGGCTCGACGGTCGCGAGGCGACGATGCCGGTCCGCATCGCCGAGGCGCAAGCGGTGCGCCGCATCATCGAGGAGCGCTTCGGCAAGGAGCACGCCTCCGCAAAGCGGTGGGCGATCTGCGGCGACATGAACGATTACCGCCAGCGGGTGAAGATTGCCGGCGATGATGTCGGCGGCTACCGTTTCGAGGTGGTCGACGAGGCCCGGTCCAGCATCGACGTGCTGACGGCTGGCGGCTTCTGCGAGAACGTCGTCGAGCGGCGACCGGAAATGAACCGTTGGACCTTTTACCATACCCGTGGGCCCGAAGAGCGGCATCTCTGCCAGCTCGACTATATCCTGCTCTCCAGGGGACTGGCGGCCAGGAATGCCACCGCCGTTCCCGACATCATCCGCAGTGGCCAGCCCTGGCGCACGATCTTTCCGGCAGGCCAGGAGGTCGAGCGCTTCCCACGCGCCGGCTGGGACCGGCCAAAGGCGTCCGACCATTGCCCGGTGGCGATCGCACTGGACATGGTTCGATAG
- a CDS encoding ABC transporter permease: MIWETVRLSLRSIRRNVLRSFLTLLGIVIGVAAVIAMLTIGSGTTQKVKADISKLGSNLLVVRAGRPAGPGGPGGLDQAVRPLAEKDLAALVAHLTGARAISPASQKQVRVIFGTESLTSGVTGTDSAYLDARDWKLVSGRPFSDSETRSGTGVCLIGETVRQQFFGAGDPEGEIIRVNRTSCKIIGLLEPKGYTGFGQDQDNVVLMPLHAYQRRIAGNRDIDNIYIAADDRTPTSELQPRVEDILRDARRVTPDRESDFAIRDMTQIADAMASATTTMTGMLGAVAGVSLLVGGIGIMNIMLVSVTERTREIGIRLAIGAHEKHILIQFLVEATVLSLLGGIIGILIGLALAGLASVTLTIPFAPSPAVILLAVGFSALIGMVFGFFPALRGARLDPIDALRHE; encoded by the coding sequence ATGATCTGGGAAACCGTCCGCCTCTCGCTTCGTTCCATCCGCCGCAACGTGCTGCGCTCGTTCCTGACGCTGCTCGGCATCGTTATCGGCGTGGCCGCCGTCATCGCCATGCTGACCATCGGCTCCGGCACCACGCAAAAGGTCAAGGCCGATATCTCCAAGCTCGGCAGCAATCTGCTGGTCGTCCGTGCCGGGCGCCCCGCCGGTCCTGGCGGCCCGGGCGGACTTGACCAGGCGGTGCGTCCGTTGGCCGAGAAGGACTTGGCGGCACTGGTCGCGCATCTCACCGGCGCGCGCGCCATCTCGCCAGCCTCGCAGAAACAGGTGCGCGTCATCTTCGGCACCGAGAGCCTGACTTCGGGCGTCACCGGCACCGACAGTGCCTATCTCGACGCACGCGACTGGAAGCTGGTGTCCGGCCGCCCCTTCAGCGATTCCGAAACCCGTTCCGGCACCGGCGTGTGCCTGATCGGCGAGACGGTGCGCCAGCAATTCTTCGGCGCCGGCGATCCCGAGGGCGAGATCATCCGCGTCAACCGGACCTCCTGCAAGATCATCGGCCTGCTCGAGCCCAAGGGCTATACCGGCTTCGGCCAGGACCAGGACAATGTCGTTTTGATGCCGCTGCATGCCTATCAGCGTCGCATCGCCGGCAACCGCGATATCGACAACATTTATATCGCCGCAGACGATCGCACGCCAACCAGCGAGTTGCAGCCGCGCGTCGAGGACATTTTGCGTGACGCACGCCGCGTCACGCCCGACCGCGAAAGCGATTTCGCCATCCGCGACATGACGCAGATCGCCGACGCCATGGCCAGCGCCACCACCACCATGACCGGCATGCTGGGCGCGGTCGCCGGCGTCAGCCTGTTGGTCGGCGGCATCGGCATCATGAACATCATGCTGGTCTCGGTCACCGAACGCACGCGCGAGATCGGCATCAGGCTCGCCATCGGCGCGCATGAAAAGCACATCCTCATCCAGTTCCTGGTCGAGGCCACGGTGCTGTCGCTGCTCGGCGGCATCATCGGCATCCTCATCGGCCTGGCACTGGCCGGCCTCGCCTCGGTGACCCTGACCATCCCCTTCGCGCCAAGCCCGGCCGTCATCCTGCTCGCCGTCGGCTTCTCCGCGCTGATCGGAATGGTGTTCGGCTTCTTTCCGGCGCTACGCGGCGCCAGGCTCGACCCGATCGACGCGCTGCGGCACGAGTAG
- a CDS encoding winged helix-turn-helix transcriptional regulator produces the protein MDSRIVSLKSKLDIYKAITGGGDLSDCPVRDVIQGLSGKWSSLLMAALAEQPYRFGELRRLVPDISQRMLTQTLYDLQRDGYVHREVFPTKPPSVEYSLTDLGRSMFGALHQLLQWAELNHDAVREARKGFDAAQA, from the coding sequence ATGGACAGCCGGATCGTCAGCCTGAAATCGAAACTGGACATCTACAAAGCGATCACCGGCGGCGGCGATCTATCCGACTGCCCGGTCAGAGACGTGATCCAGGGTCTTAGCGGCAAATGGAGTTCGCTGCTGATGGCAGCGCTCGCCGAACAACCCTATCGCTTCGGCGAGCTGCGGCGGCTGGTGCCTGATATCTCGCAGCGCATGCTCACCCAGACACTCTATGACCTGCAGCGCGACGGCTATGTGCATCGCGAAGTGTTCCCGACCAAGCCGCCGAGCGTCGAATACAGCCTCACCGATCTGGGCCGGTCGATGTTCGGCGCCTTACATCAATTGCTCCAGTGGGCCGAGCTCAACCACGATGCAGTGCGCGAGGCGCGCAAGGGATTTGATGCCGCCCAAGCCTGA
- a CDS encoding ABC transporter ATP-binding protein, which translates to MAMAAPLITFDKVWKSYGQGEARVHALAGVDLAIRRGEFVAIMGPSGSGKSTAMNIIGCLDTPTAGTYSFMGVDAGRLDRNRRAMLRNLYVGFVFQGYNLLARTTAAENVELPLIYRGVAARERRDLAMQALAQVGLVGREHHTPAELSGGQQQRVAIARAIVTRPTLLVADEPTGNLDTARTHEIMELLTQLNKELGLTIAMVTHEADVAEYAERTIRFLDGHVASDTMNLETA; encoded by the coding sequence GTGGCCATGGCCGCGCCCCTCATCACCTTCGACAAGGTCTGGAAGAGCTATGGCCAGGGCGAGGCTCGGGTGCACGCGCTGGCCGGCGTCGACCTTGCGATCCGGCGTGGCGAATTCGTCGCCATCATGGGGCCGTCCGGCTCCGGCAAGTCGACGGCAATGAACATCATCGGCTGCCTCGACACGCCGACGGCCGGAACCTATTCCTTCATGGGCGTCGACGCCGGCCGGCTCGACCGCAACCGCCGCGCCATGCTGCGCAACCTCTATGTCGGCTTCGTCTTCCAGGGCTACAATCTGCTGGCGCGCACCACCGCGGCGGAGAATGTCGAACTGCCGCTGATCTATCGCGGCGTCGCCGCCCGCGAGCGCCGCGACCTCGCCATGCAAGCGCTGGCCCAGGTCGGCCTTGTCGGCCGCGAACACCACACGCCGGCGGAACTCTCCGGCGGCCAGCAGCAGCGCGTGGCGATCGCGCGCGCCATCGTCACCAGGCCGACGCTGCTCGTCGCCGACGAGCCCACCGGCAACCTCGACACTGCCCGCACCCATGAGATCATGGAATTGCTGACGCAGCTGAACAAGGAGCTTGGCCTGACCATCGCCATGGTCACGCATGAGGCCGATGTCGCCGAATACGCCGAACGCACAATCCGCTTCCTGGACGGTCACGTCGCCTCCGACACCATGAATCTGGAGACGGCCTGA
- a CDS encoding TetR/AcrR family transcriptional regulator, with protein MLANADIDNSQALTERQKAVLDAALRLLVEEGDKLTMTAVARRASCSKETLYKWFGGRDGLLTATVQWQASKVRVASVDGKGLDLASLTASLERFASDWLSVISSDTSIALNRVAVSHAGSGKDDLGAVVLENGRFALARRLKPVLEAGRKAGLLEFADAETAFRTFFGLVGRDVQIRLLLGDRLELTEAAIGGDAARATLQFLALFGAKTGPRGL; from the coding sequence TTGCTGGCAAACGCCGACATCGACAACAGCCAGGCGCTGACGGAGCGGCAGAAGGCCGTTCTGGACGCGGCATTGCGGCTGTTGGTCGAGGAGGGCGACAAGCTGACCATGACAGCGGTGGCGCGGCGGGCAAGCTGTTCGAAGGAAACGCTCTATAAATGGTTTGGCGGCCGCGACGGGTTGCTGACGGCGACGGTGCAGTGGCAGGCCTCGAAGGTGCGTGTTGCTTCGGTCGACGGCAAGGGGCTGGATCTTGCCTCGCTGACGGCGAGCCTCGAGCGCTTCGCGTCTGACTGGCTCAGTGTCATTTCCAGCGATACCTCGATCGCACTGAACCGTGTGGCGGTCAGTCATGCCGGATCGGGGAAGGACGATCTTGGCGCCGTCGTGCTGGAGAATGGCCGTTTCGCGCTGGCGAGACGGCTGAAGCCGGTGCTTGAAGCCGGGCGCAAGGCCGGGCTCCTGGAGTTCGCGGATGCCGAGACGGCGTTCCGTACCTTTTTCGGGCTGGTAGGCCGGGACGTGCAGATCCGTCTGCTGCTCGGCGACCGGCTGGAATTGACTGAGGCGGCGATCGGCGGCGACGCCGCCCGGGCGACGCTGCAGTTTCTCGCTCTTTTCGGAGCAAAAACCGGGCCACGGGGCCTTTGA
- a CDS encoding DUF1772 domain-containing protein: MIGLLALTIAAVFAGAAIYVSVAEQPARLRLDDGALLREWQPSYKRGAAMQASIAIVACVLGLIAWWQTGGHAFLAGAILIILPWPWTLIAMMPTNRVLEAMDVGADNPRARPLIVKWGNLHLVRVALGVLATLAFVWGSRLG; encoded by the coding sequence CTGATCGGGTTGCTTGCCTTGACCATAGCCGCCGTTTTCGCCGGCGCCGCGATCTATGTCAGCGTCGCCGAACAGCCGGCGCGGCTTCGCCTTGATGACGGGGCGCTGCTGCGGGAATGGCAACCTTCCTACAAGCGCGGCGCAGCGATGCAGGCGTCGATCGCAATCGTCGCCTGCGTCCTTGGTCTTATCGCCTGGTGGCAGACTGGCGGGCACGCTTTCCTGGCTGGCGCGATATTGATCATCCTGCCATGGCCATGGACCTTGATCGCGATGATGCCAACCAACAGGGTGTTGGAAGCGATGGATGTCGGCGCCGACAATCCGCGGGCCAGGCCCCTGATCGTCAAATGGGGCAATCTGCACCTCGTTCGCGTGGCACTCGGCGTGCTGGCGACGCTGGCCTTCGTCTGGGGCAGTCGTCTGGGCTGA
- a CDS encoding BA14K family protein yields the protein MNSLFSSTIKSGLIALGIVSGITAPSAAGPILQPDLSIPASTAAPTVTPVREDWAGNNNGTFNNEWRWRRSGNWNRGNWNRGNWNRGDWNRGDNWRWRHRHYRGGYYDDGAGAAILGLGLGLGLGSLYNNYDYYAPPPRRYYRAGRLSSAHVRWCYNRYRSYRAWDNTFQPYNGPRQQCWSPYR from the coding sequence ATGAACTCGCTCTTTTCTTCCACCATCAAATCCGGGCTGATTGCGCTCGGCATTGTCTCCGGCATAACGGCGCCGTCCGCCGCCGGACCGATCCTGCAGCCGGACCTGTCGATTCCCGCCAGCACAGCGGCGCCGACCGTCACGCCGGTCCGCGAAGACTGGGCGGGCAACAACAACGGAACGTTCAACAACGAATGGAGATGGCGCCGGTCTGGCAACTGGAACCGTGGCAACTGGAACCGCGGCAACTGGAATCGTGGCGACTGGAACCGCGGCGACAATTGGCGTTGGCGCCATCGCCACTATCGCGGCGGCTACTACGATGATGGCGCGGGTGCCGCAATCCTGGGCCTTGGCCTGGGGCTCGGCCTTGGCAGCCTGTACAATAACTACGACTATTATGCGCCGCCGCCGCGCCGCTATTATCGCGCGGGCCGGCTTTCGAGTGCCCATGTCCGGTGGTGCTATAACAGGTACCGGTCGTATCGCGCTTGGGACAATACGTTCCAGCCCTACAATGGCCCGCGCCAGCAGTGCTGGTCGCCTTATAGGTGA
- a CDS encoding efflux RND transporter periplasmic adaptor subunit: protein MDQVVNPPKTESGSAIETALGLDSKGRRKTRRRGWLYALLTLIALAAGLGLYQWYAGTPARIDYTTVPAARADLTVQVSATGTLQPLTQVDISSQLSGIIRTVSVNENQQVKKGDVLAALDTAKLQVQIERAQASAKAAAANVEDARVTLAENESALVRAAALTKRGMATDQSLEAATATRDRSKAALDSAQANLAIANADLKSQQTDLANSTIYAPIDGIVLTRSVDPGQTVASSLQAPVLFIIAADLRNMELVAAVDEADIGAVKPGQHARFTVDAFPDRPFDAEIRDISYASVTTDGVVTYNARLEVDNNELLLRPGMTATVSVVTRQAKDVLTVPATAFRYRPAQQGARGWSLSDLFTGRMGRPGGNRQRQAATAPTDGSRTLYVLENGRPHPVNVKIGSTDGELTEITSGLEEGAQVITASQLRS, encoded by the coding sequence GTGGACCAGGTTGTCAATCCGCCAAAGACGGAATCGGGTTCCGCCATCGAGACGGCGCTCGGCCTCGACAGCAAGGGCCGGCGCAAGACGCGCCGCCGCGGCTGGCTCTATGCGCTGCTGACCCTGATCGCGCTGGCCGCCGGTCTTGGCCTCTACCAGTGGTATGCGGGTACGCCGGCCAGGATCGATTACACCACGGTGCCAGCAGCCAGGGCCGACCTCACCGTCCAGGTGTCGGCGACAGGCACGCTGCAGCCGCTCACCCAGGTCGATATCTCCAGCCAGCTCTCCGGCATCATCCGCACAGTCTCGGTCAACGAGAACCAGCAGGTGAAGAAGGGCGACGTGCTGGCCGCCCTGGACACCGCCAAGCTGCAGGTCCAGATCGAGCGGGCGCAGGCCTCGGCCAAGGCAGCCGCCGCCAACGTCGAGGATGCAAGGGTGACGCTCGCCGAAAACGAAAGCGCGCTGGTGCGCGCGGCGGCGCTCACCAAGCGTGGCATGGCGACAGACCAGTCGCTGGAGGCGGCGACCGCGACGCGCGACCGCTCCAAGGCGGCGCTCGACAGCGCCCAGGCCAATCTCGCCATCGCCAACGCGGATCTCAAGTCGCAGCAGACCGATCTTGCCAACAGCACCATCTACGCGCCGATCGACGGCATCGTGCTGACGCGCTCGGTCGACCCCGGCCAGACGGTTGCCTCCTCGCTGCAGGCGCCGGTGCTGTTCATCATCGCCGCGGATCTGAGGAACATGGAACTGGTGGCGGCGGTCGACGAGGCCGATATCGGCGCGGTCAAGCCAGGCCAGCACGCGCGCTTCACCGTCGATGCCTTCCCGGACCGGCCATTCGATGCCGAGATCCGCGACATCTCCTATGCCTCGGTCACGACCGATGGCGTCGTCACCTACAATGCGCGGCTCGAGGTCGATAACAACGAGCTGTTGCTGCGCCCCGGCATGACCGCCACCGTTTCGGTGGTCACAAGGCAAGCCAAGGATGTGCTCACCGTACCCGCAACCGCCTTCCGCTACCGCCCGGCGCAACAGGGCGCGCGTGGCTGGAGTCTCAGCGATCTGTTCACCGGCCGCATGGGGCGTCCCGGCGGCAATCGCCAGCGTCAGGCGGCCACGGCCCCCACTGACGGCTCGCGCACGCTCTATGTGCTGGAGAACGGCCGGCCGCATCCGGTCAACGTCAAGATCGGTTCGACCGATGGCGAACTGACCGAGATCACGTCCGGCCTTGAGGAAGGCGCGCAGGTGATCACCGCCTCTCAGTTGCGGAGCTAA
- the ilvC gene encoding ketol-acid reductoisomerase: MRVYYDRDADLNLIKGKKVAIIGYGSQGRAHALNLKDSGAKEIAIGLKAGSATAKKVEADGLKVMSVADAAKWADLMMMATPDELQADIYKNEIAPNIRDGAAIAFAHGLNVHFGLIEPKSTVDVVMIAPKGPGHTVRGEYQKGGGVPCLVAVNQDASGNALDLALSYACGVGGGRSGIIETNFREECETDLFGEQVVLCGGLVELIRAGFETLVEAGYAPEMAYFECLHEVKLIVDLIYEGGIANMNYSISNTAEWGEYVSGPRIITAETKAEMKRVLKDIQTGKFTSEWMQEYRAGLSRFKGIRRMNDSHQIEEVGAKLRAMMPWISKNKLVDKAKN; this comes from the coding sequence ATGCGCGTTTATTACGATCGTGATGCCGATCTGAACCTGATCAAGGGCAAGAAGGTCGCCATCATCGGCTATGGCAGCCAGGGCAGGGCGCATGCGCTCAACCTGAAGGATTCCGGCGCCAAGGAAATCGCCATCGGCCTCAAGGCCGGCTCGGCGACCGCCAAGAAGGTCGAGGCCGACGGGCTCAAGGTGATGAGCGTGGCCGATGCCGCCAAATGGGCCGATCTGATGATGATGGCGACGCCTGACGAACTGCAGGCCGACATCTACAAGAACGAGATCGCGCCGAACATTCGCGATGGCGCGGCGATCGCCTTCGCGCACGGCCTCAACGTGCATTTCGGCCTGATCGAGCCGAAGTCGACCGTCGATGTCGTGATGATCGCGCCGAAGGGCCCGGGCCACACGGTGCGCGGCGAATACCAGAAGGGCGGCGGCGTGCCGTGCCTGGTCGCCGTCAACCAGGACGCGTCGGGCAACGCACTTGACCTCGCGCTCTCCTATGCCTGCGGCGTCGGCGGCGGCCGTTCGGGCATCATCGAGACCAATTTCCGCGAAGAATGCGAAACCGATCTGTTCGGCGAGCAGGTCGTGCTGTGCGGCGGCCTGGTCGAACTGATCCGCGCCGGCTTCGAGACGCTGGTGGAAGCCGGCTACGCTCCGGAAATGGCCTATTTCGAGTGCCTGCACGAGGTCAAGCTGATCGTCGACCTGATCTATGAGGGCGGCATCGCCAACATGAACTATTCGATCTCGAACACCGCCGAATGGGGCGAATACGTATCGGGTCCGCGCATCATCACCGCCGAAACCAAGGCCGAGATGAAGCGCGTGCTGAAGGACATCCAGACCGGCAAATTCACCTCGGAATGGATGCAGGAATACCGCGCCGGCCTGTCGCGCTTCAAGGGCATCCGCCGCATGAACGACAGCCATCAGATCGAGGAAGTCGGCGCCAAGCTGCGGGCCATGATGCCGTGGATCTCGAAGAACAAGCTGGTCGACAAGGCCAAGAACTGA